The Pseudomonas sp. HOU2 DNA window CTGCGAGCATGCCATGGATCAATGACGTCGAATTCGTCGCGGCGGATATTCACGCGGCGGATCTGGACATTGCGGCGCTCACCGACGGCATTGACGTCCTTGCGCACCTGGCCTGGCCGGGGCTGCCGAACTATCGGGCGCTGTTCCATTTCGAGCACAACCTGATGGCCGACTACCGCTTTATCAAAGGCGCGGTCGAGGCGGGCGTGCAGCAAGTGTTGGTGACCGGCACTTGCTTCGAATACGGCATGCAAAGCGGCCCGCTCAGCGAAAGCACCGCGCCCCAGCCGAGCAATCCTTACGGGTTGGCCAAGCACAGCTTGCACCTGTTTTTGCAGAACCTTGCGCAAGAACATCCGTTCACTTTGCAGTGGGCGCGCCTGTTCTATTTGCATGGCGAAGGGCAGAACCCCAACAGTCTGCTGGCAGCGCTGGATCGGGCGATCGATAGCGGCGACGCGGCATTCAACATGTCTGGCGGCGAGCAGTTGCGCGACTTTTTGCCGATCGCCAGCGCCGCCGATTACCTCGCCGCGATCGTCCATCAGCGCGATTTCAACGGCGTGATCAATTGCGCCAGCGGCCAGGCGGTTTCGGTAAGAACCCTGGTCGAGCAACGCCTGCGTGAACGCGGCGCTTCGATCGATTTGAATCTGGGGCATTACCCCTATCCGACACACGAACCCATGGCGTTCTGGGCGGTGGTCGACCGTTTGCAACAGTTGCTTGAGGCGCAGCGAACCCATTGATGTGCTTCGACGCGAATGCCGTTTGGCAGCGCGACTAACAAATGACTTTTCAGAGAGACCGGACAATGAGCGATAACGTAATCAAAGCTTTCGAGGCGGAGTGCCACGCCGAAGTCAACGCCCAGGGCCAGGACAAGGACCTGAAGGCGCTGGCCCAGGAGTTCTACAACCAGTCGGCCAGACACAAGTACACCTATCACTTCTCGTGGATGGGCCGTCCGATCATTCAATTGCCACAAGACATGATGGCGATGCAGGAACTGATCTGGCGCATCAAGCCTGACCTGGTGATCGAGTGTGGCATTGCCCATGGCGGTTCGATCATTTACTACGCCTCGTTGCTGGAGCTGCAGGGCCACGGCGAAGTGCTGGGTATCGATCGCGACATTCGTGCGCACAACCGCGAAGCCATCGAAAGCCACCCGATGATCAAGCGCATCAGCATGATCGAAGGCTCCAGCCTGGATCCGGCAGTGGTCGAGCAAGTGCGTCAGGCCGCCGCCGGCAAGAAGGTGATCGTGGTGCTCGACTCCAACCATACCCACGAACACGTCCTCGAAGAGCTGCGTTTGTATGCGCCACTGGTTTCGCTGGACAGCTACTGCGTGGTCATGGACACCGTGGTTGAAGACATGCCGGCCGATGCCTTCCCGGATCGTCCATGGGGCCCGGGTGACAACCCGAAAACAGCGGTCTGGGCCTACCTCAAGGAGAACGCTGATTTCGAGATCGACCAGCACATGCAGGACAAGCTGCTGATCACCGTTGCTGCGGATGGCTATCTGCGTCGGGTTCGTTAATCGGTTCCATCATCAAAGCGTTTTTCGGGCGGTTTCGCCGATTGTGGGAGAAGTTATGCAAGGCAAGTACGGTACTGAAAACAGGCTGCCATTGAGCGAGTTGCTGACGGTGGTTCTGATCACCCACAACCGCCCGGCTTTTTTGCGTCGAGCGCTGCAGTACTACAGCAGCCTGCCTTGCAAGGTGCTGGTGCTGGACTCTTCTCCCGAGCGCCCGGAAGGTGACTTTTCCTCGGTCGATTATCAGCACCTGCCGCAATTCGCCTATTGGGGCATGCAGGCCAAACTGACCTATGGCGTCGAGCAGTTGACCACGCCGTATATGGTGTTCGCTGCCGACGACGATTTCATCCTGCATGAGTCACTGGCCGAGTCGGTGAGCTTCCTTGAAGCCAACCGCGACTACGGTTTGTGCCACGGCTATTGCCTGATGTACCTGGCGCTGGCCGGGAGTGTCAGTTACTACCGCCGCGACAAGAAAATCTGTGAAGACTACGCCTCGGAACGTGCCGAGGATCGCGTCCTCGACTTCATGCATCAGTACGTACCGCCGTTCTATGGTGTGTGCCGAACCTCGATCATCCAGGACTGGTATGCGGCATTGCCGGCGGGCACCAGTTTCGAATGGCAGGAGATTGGTCACAGCTACTACCTGCTGGCGAACGCCAAGGCGCGGGTGCTGCCAATCCCGTATGTCGTACGCGAAATCAACGTCGGTTTCTCCGACCACAACACCGAGGTGTATCACGCGCTGTCGTACACCGATGCCAAATCGGTGGCCGAGCGTGAAGCCTTCGCCGAATTCCTCGCCTCGCTGCCGACGGGCATCACCGACCTCGACCAGGCGCAGCGCAAGGCGTTCGCCCTGGAAAGCTTCGCGGCGATGACCGATAGCCTGGTGACCGGTCGCGCACTGACGGCCGAGCTGATTTTCCAGTCCATCTGGAACAACGTATCCAAAACCCCGGAGCGCCGCTTCGGGCCACTGCAGTACGTCGAGATGCCGTTCTACAACCAGCGCTTTTTTGATTTGCTGGCCGAGTTTGAATTCCTGTTGCACGCGATGCCGGCTGGCCGTGTGCAACTGGAACAGCTCGAGGGTGTCTGGACCCGCCAGGAATACCTGCAGCAGGCCCGCAATAACGACACGCCGGAAAGCGTGCTCGATCGGTTGTGGCAGGCCCATGACAGCAATGCGTTCAACCGTCGTGTGGTCAAGCGTCTGGTCGAGCAACTGCAGGCGTCCGGCGATGACACACAAGCTCAGGAAATGGCTGCCTGGGACGCGCGTCTCGAGACGGTGTCGAAGGCCGATCACTACCCGGTCTTCAGCAAGATGCGTTCGGGTCGTCTGCTCGAATGGCTGGCGTGCCGTACGCCGGACGCCGAGCAGCGAGCGTTGGTTGCCGCGCACCTGGCGGCGAACAACGGCGGGCCACAGTTCGGCATTTTCCTGCTGGACCTGGACAACGACGTCGACCAGTTGCAAGTGACCCTCGACAGCCTGGTTGAAGGCCACAGTAAAGCCTTCAAGATCGTGGTCTTCACCACGGGCGAACCGCAGGCTGCGACCACGGCGCAGAACACCTTGCACTTTGTCCGCGTCACCCCGGGCAATTTCGTCGACAAGCTCAACCTGAGTGCGGCCCAGTCGCCATGCGACTGGCTGCTGTTGGCACAAGTGGGCGATGAGTTCACGGCGGGTGGCCTGCTGCGTGCCGGCCTGGAATTGATGTCGGCCACTGGCCTTCGCGCGGTCGCCACCGATGAAATCCAGCGCAATGATGAGGGCGCGCTGATCGACGTGTTCCGCCCCGGCTTCAATCTCGACTTGCTGCAGAGCAACCCGTCGTTGATGGCCCGCCATTGGCTGATTCGTCGTGACGTGTTCCTTGAGGCGGGCGGTTACCAGGCTGATTTCAGCAAGGCGTTGGAGTTCGACCTGCTCTTGCGTCTGATTGAGCAGGGCGGTCTTGAGGGGCTGGCGCATCTTGACGAGCCACTGCTGATTACCCAGGTTCCGGTGCAAGAAGAGGTGGCCCACGAGCGTCAGGCGCTGCTGCGTCATTTGACCCATCGCGGCTACAAGGCCAAGGTCACGTCGTCGCTGCCGGGGACCTGGCAAGTCGATTATCGCCATACCGAACAGCCGCTGGTGTCGATCATTGTACCGGCCATCGACGATCTGCCGGCACTGCGTCGCTGCGTGGAAGGCGTGTTGCTCAGAACCCGTTACAGCCGTTATGAAGTGCTGATTGCGGCCAATCCGAATCAGTCGGCCGAGGTCAATGACTGGCTGGGCGCGCTGCGTAACCCTAAAGTCAATGTGCTGCGTGCCGATCAGCCGCTCGGCGAGACGGCGTTGTACAACGCCGCCAGCGAACAGGCGCAGGGTGAATACCTGGTACTGCTGGCCACTGACAGCGAAATCGTCAATCCGAACTGGATCGATTCGTTGCTCAACCATGCCCAGCGTCCCGAGGTCGGTATCGTCGGTGCCAAACTGGTCGACCGCGACGGCAAGGTTTCTCAGGCCGGTTTGATTCTCGGGATGAACGGCGGCGTCGGCTCGGCCTTCATCGGCGAAAAACATGCGGCTGCGGGTTACATGCAGCGTCTGGCGGTCGAGCAGAACTACTCGGCGGTGTCGAAGGTGTGTCTGATGGTGCGCAAAGAGTTGTTCGACGCACTGGGCGGTCTGGACGAAGTCGATTTCGCCAGCGGTTTCAGCGATGTCGACCTGTGCCTCAAGGCCGGGCAGGCGGGCTACCTCATCGTATGGACGCCGTCGGTGCAGGTACTGCATACCGGCGAGCTGCCGCAAGCACCCGAGGCGCTGCAGGTTTTGCGGGAGAAATGGAGCGGCGCCTTCGCGCAGGATCCGGCTTACAACGCGAACCTGGCCCTCACCGGCAAAGGTTTTACGCTGGCTGAAAATACCTCGATCGACTGGTCGCAGTTACTCGCTTGAGTCCGTCGGACAAGGAACAGGAATCAGCACATGTTCAACGGTAAATCGATCTTCATCTCCGGCGGCACCGGCTCGTTCGGGCGCAAGTTCATCGCCCGTCTGCTTGAGCAATACCAGCCCAAGCGCGTGGTGGTGTTCTCCCGCGATGAGCTCAAGCAGTACGAAATGCAGCAGACGTTCAACGCGCCGTGCATGCGTTACTTCCTTGGTGACGTGCGCGACGCCGACCGTCTGCGGCAGGCCATGCGCGGCATCGACTACGTGGTGCACGCGGCGGCGCTCAAGCAGGTGCCGGCGGCGGAGTACAACCCGACCGAGTGCATCCGCACCAACGTCAATGGCGCGGAGAACATCATCGCCGCCGCCATCGACAACGGTGTGAAAAAGGTCGTGGCGCTGTCCACCGACAAGGCCGCCAGCCCGATCAACCTGTACGGCGCGACCAAGCTGCTGTCGGACAAGTTGTTCGTCGCCGCCAACAACATTGCCGGCGAACAACAAACGCGTTTTGCCGTGGTGCGCTACGGCAACGTGGCGGGCTCGCGGGGTTCGGTGGTGCCGTTCTTCAGCACGCTGATCGCCGACGGCGCGCAGGAATTGCCGATCACCGACGAGCGCATGACCCGCTTCTGGATCACCCTCGATCACGGCGTACAGTTTGTTCTCGACAGCTTTGCGCGGATGCACGGCGGCGAAGTGTTCGTGCCGAAGATCCCGTCGATTCGCATCGTCGATCTGGCGCGGGGCATGGCCGAACATCTGCCGCACAAGAACGTCGGTATTCGTCCCGGTGAAAAACTGCATGAACTGATGGTGCCGCTGGACGATGCGCGGATGACCCTGGAATTCGCAGACCACTACACCATCCAGCCTTCCATCCGCTTTACCAGCGTCGATGTCGATTTCTCCGTGGACAAGCTCGGCGAACGTGGCCGGCCGGTAAGTGAGGATTTCGAATACCGCTCCGACACCAATCCGCACTACCTCTCGGTCGGGCAGATCGCCGAGCTGCATGCGAAGTTGTCGGCATGATTCCCTACGGTCGGCAGAGCGTTGATCAGGCGGACATCGATGCAGTGGTCGAGGTGCTGCAATCGGACTGGCTGACCCAGGGCCCGACCATCCAGCGCTTCGAGCAGGCGATGGCCGAGCGTTGCCAGGCCGACTTCGCGGTGGCGGTGTGCAACGCCACCGCGGCGCTGCACATTGCCTGCCTCGCGGCCGGCCTAGGCCCGGGCGATCGCTTGTGGACCACGCCGAACACCTTTCTGGCCTCGGCCAACTGCGGGCGCTATTGCGGCGCCGACGTCGATTTCGTCGACATCGATCCGCTGACCTGGAACCTCGATGCCTTCGCCCTCGCGGCGAAACTCGATCAGGCCGAGCAGGACGGCACGTTGCCGAAAGTACTGGTGGCGGTGGCGTTCTCCGGGCAGAGCTGCGACCTGCGCAAGATTGCCGAACTCGCCGAGCGCTACAACTTCACCGTGATCGAAGATGCCTCGCACGCAGTGGGCGCCAGCTACGCGGGGCGCCCGGTGGGTTGCGGGGAATTTGCGGCGATGACCGTGTTCAGTTTTCACCCGGTGAAGATCATCACCAGCGCCGAAGGCGGCATGGTCCTGACCAATCGCCCGCAACTGGCGGAGCGTCTGCAACGCCTGCGCAGCCACGGCATGACCCGCGATCCGCAGCAGATGAGCGAACCCAGCCACGGCCCGTGGTATTACCAGCAGATCGAGCTGGGCTTCAATTACCGGATCACCGATTTGCAGGCGGCGCTCGGTCTGTCGCAATTGGCCAAACTGGACGGCTTCATCGCCCGTCGCCGCGAACTGGCGGCGCGCTACGAGCGGTTGCTGGCGTATCTGCCGCTGACCTTGCCCAGCGCGCAGCCGGAGGCAGAATCGGCGTGGCATCTGTATGTGGTGCGCCTGCAGACCGAGCGCATCGGCCTGAGCCACCGTCAGATGTTCGAAGGCTTGCGTGCCGCCGGTATCGGCGTGAACCTGCACTATATTCCTGTGCATTTGCAGCCGTACTATCGCGACCTGGGTTTTGCCGAAGGCGATTTCCCCGAAGCCGAACGTTATTACGCCGAGGCGATCAGCCTGCCGCTGTATCCGCTGCTCAGTGATGAGCAGCAGGATCATGTGGTCGAGCAATTGCGCCGGCTGACCGAATAAATCCCGCTGCGGCGGCGAATGAGACTGTGCAATGCGTGATCTGAGTGAGCAGGAAAAATTCTGGCAGGGCGATTTCGGCAACCAGTACGTCGATCGCAACATCGGTCAGCCGCTGGTCGCGGCCAACCTGGCGTTGTTCGCCAAGGCCCTGAGCCGCGCCGGGCGCATCGACAGTGTGGTTGAGCTGGGCACCAATGCCGGCAACAACCTGCAGGCGCTGCATCAGTTGCTGCCGCACAGTGAATTGTTCGGCGTCGAGATCAATGAAAGCGCTTGCGCGCAGGCGCGGGCACTGGGCATCGCGCAGATCTGGCACGGCTCGCTGTTCGACTTCCCCCGCGAGCGCAGCTACGACCTGACCCTGAGCAAAGGCGTGCTGATCCATCTGGCGCCGGAGCTGCTGCCGACTGCCTACGCGCAGTTGTATGCGTTGAGCCAGCGCTACATTCTGATCGCCGAATACTACAATCCGGCGCCGGTGGAAGTGTCCTATCGCGGCAACAGCGGCAAGCTGTTCAAGCGCGATTTCGCCGGAGAAATGCTCGACCGGTATACCGATCTGCGCTTGCTCGATTACGGCTTTGGTTATCACCGTGATCCGCAGTTTCCGGTGGACGACATCACCTGGTTCCTGCTGGAAAAACGTCCTTGAACAGCGTCGCAATCATCCCGGCCCGTGGCGGCAGCAAGCGCATCCCGCGCAAGAACCTGTTGCCGTTCGACGGCGTGCCGATGATCGTTCGCTCGATCCGTACGGCGCTCGACAGTGGCCTGTTCGAACAGGTCGTGGTCAGTACCGACGATGCCGAAATTGCCGAACTGGCGTTGGCCCATGGTGCGCAAGTGCCATTCCTGCGCCCGGCTGAACTGGCGGATGATTTCACCGGCACCGCGGCGGTGATCGAGCATGCCTTGCAGCAACTGCCGGCCTTCGATTACGCCTGCTGCGTGTACGCCACCGCACCGTTGTTGCAGGCGCGCTTTCTGCGGCAAGGATTTGAGCTGCTGCAGCAGCACCCGGACAAAGCCTTTGCGTTCTCCGTGTGCAGCTTTGGTTTCCCGGCGCAGCGGGCGCTGACGCTGGACGGGCAGGGCGCATTGACGGCGTTGTACCCGGAGTTTCGCCAAACCCGCTCGCAGGATCTGCCCGAAGCCTTTCAGGACGCCGGCCAGTTCTACTGGGGCCGTAGCGAAGCGTGGTTGCGCGGTGAGGTACTGTATTCGCCCGCAAGCCTGCCGGTGATACTGCCGCGGCATCTGGTGCAGGACATCGACACGTTGCAAGACTGGAAACGCGCCGAATACCTGTACGCCGCGCTCAAGGCCGGCGGAGAACTGCAATGAGAGTGCTGATCCGCGCTGACGCTTCGCCGACCATCGGCAGTGGCCACATTGCCCGCTGCCTGACGCTGGCGCGAGTGCTGCGCAAACAGGGCAGTCATGTCGCGTTTGCCTGTCGGCGGTTGCCGGGGCATCGGCTCGATGCCTTGGCCGCCGAAGGTTTCGAGACCTTCACCTTGCCTGACGTCTACCCCGACGAAGACCCGCAGCAAGCCATCGAATCGATGCTGCCGTGGCAGGCGGACATCGAGGCGCTGGACGCCTTGCTGGCAGGTCACGCTGCATTCGACTGGATCATTGCCGACCACTACGGCCTCGATCATCAGTGGCAGACCGCCGCCCGCCGCTGGGCGCCTCGGATCGCGGCGGTGGACGATCTCGCCACCCGGCATTACAGCGTCGATCTGCTGCTCAATCAGAACTTGTCTGGCCTCAGCGAGGACTACGCGCCGCTGCTGCCCGAAGGCTGCCGCACCTTGCTCGGCCCGCGCTACGCCATGCTGCGCGAAGAATTCGTCTGCTCGGCCATCGAGATCAAACCAAGGGCCCGCCGGGTGCTGGTAAATTTTGGTGGTTTCGACGCGGCGATGCAGACCCATCACGCGATGTTGGCCCTGAAGGACTTCACCGAACTGGAAGTGGATTTCGTCGCCGGTGCAGACAATCCGGCATGGGCGCAAATGCAGGCGCTGGCCGCAACCAGGCCGCACTGGCGCCTGCACAGTTTTGTCAGCGATTTCCAGCAACGCATGACGGAGGCCGATCTGTTTATCGGCGCCGGTGGCGGTACCAGTTGGGAACGCGCGGCCCTCGGTCTGCCGACGATCTGCATCGCGGTTTCGAACAATCAGCAGGCCAACGGCGAAGTCATGGCGGCGGCCGGTGCGCATGTGTTCATGGGTGCCCGCGAGCAGGTCAGCGTCGAACAACTGCGCGACGCCATCGGTTTTGTCGTCGACAATGTCTATCTGCGCCAGAGTCTGGCCGAGCGCTCACGGCAACTGGTCGACGGGCGCGGTGCGTTGCGCGTGGCGGCGGCGCTGGCCGGCGCGGTGCTCACGTTGCGTCCGGCGACCCTCGATGATGCGCAATTACTGTTCGACGGGCGCAATGCCGAGGCTGTGCGGCGCTGGTCACTGGACACTGGCGCAATCGAATGGCCGCAGCACCTGAACTGGCTCAATGCGAGCCTGCGCAACCCGCAGCGTCTGCTGTTGATTGCCGAGGCCGATGACGGCGCGGTCGGCGTCTTGCGTTATGACTTGCGTGGATTCGAGGCTGAAGTGTCGCTGTATCTGCTGGGCGGGCGTTTCGGTCTGGGCTGGGGCAGGGCGCTGCTGGCGCGAGGTGAGGCGTTCGTTCGCGCGCACTGGCCGCAGTTGAGCGCGATTAGCGCTCAGGTTCTGCCGGATAATCGTCCCTCTTTGAATGTATTTCGTGACGCCGGATTCACCCAGAGTGCCTGCGCGTTCACCCAGGTTTTGAAGGATCACCGCGATGAGTAGTTTCAAGATTGGCGAGCGCCTGATCGGTGCCGATGCGCCGCCGTTCATCATTGCCGAAATGAGCGGCAACCATAACCAGTCGCTCGAGGTGGCTCTGCAGATTGTCGAGGCCGCCGCCAAGGCTGGCGCGCATGCCTTGAAATTGCAGACCTACACCGCGCAGACCATGACCCTGGATCTGGCCGAGGGCGAGTTTTTCATCAAGGACCCGAACAGCCTGTGGGCCGGTACTTCGCTCTACGACCTGTATGAGAAAGCTCATACCCCATGGGAGTGGCACGCGCCGATTTTCGCCCGGGCCAAAGAACTGGGGATGCTCGCGTTCTCGACGCCGTTCGATGACACGGCGGTGGACTTTCTCGAGAGCCTTGATGTGCCGGCCTACAAGATCGCCAGTTTCGAAAACACCGACCTGCCATTGATCCGCCGTGTGGCCGCGACCGGCAAACCGCTGATCATCTCCACCGGCATGGCCAGCATCGCCGAGCTCGACGAAACCGTGCGCGCCGCCCGCGAGGCAGGGTGCAAGGATCTGGTCTTGCTCAAGTGCACCAGCACTTACCCGGCAACCCCGCTCAACAGCAATGTGCGTACGATCCCGCACCTGCGTGAACTGTTCGGTTGCGAGGTGGGGCTGTCCGATCACTCCATGGGGGTTGGCGTGTCCGTGGCCGCTGTGGCACTCGGCGCGACGGTGGTGGAAAAGCACTTTACCCTCGACCGTTCGGCGGGCGGGGTCGATGCCAGTTTCTCGCTGGAACCTGCGGAGCTGGCCAGTCTGGTGGTGGAAACCGAACGCGCCTGGCAGGCCATGGGCCAGGTGCATTACGGCGTCACCGAGGCCGAGCGCAAGTCGCTGGTCTATCGCCGTTCGCTGTACGTCACTGCCGACATGGCGGCCGGTGAGCCCTTTTCCGGGGACAATCTGCGCGCCATTCGCCCGGGTCTCGGTCTGCCGCCCAAGCACACCGATGCCGTCCTCGGTCGCCGCGCTCGTCAGGCGATCAAACGTGGCACGCCGCTGGACTGGTCGTTGGTCGAATAACCCGATCTGCAACCGATTCGGCAAAATAGCGTGACCTGCGAGTCATAACGCGCATCTTCACTGTATTGTATTGACCGGGGAGATGGCGCCTGGCCGTGTATCGGTTCCAGTGATAGCCCTTTGCGCTCCCCGTGGCTGCCCTTTGTGGCGGCCGTTTTCTGTTTGTCGGCGCCCCTCGAATCCTTGCGAGCGGTGGTTTTGGGCTGTTTTTTATTGGGAAGCCGTAATGATTGGCATAAAAAGCATTGCGAGCTACGTTCCTGTAGCCGGCGTGGACAATTACGCACAAGGTGCAAAATTCGAGAAGGATGAAGAGTTCATCCTCGGCAAAATCGGTTCGGCCTTCCTGCCGCGCAAAGACGCTGAACAGGAAACCTCCGATCTGTGCGTGGAAGCGGCCAATGCGCTGTTTGCCAGCAACCCTGAACTGAAGCGTGAATCGATCGACGCACTGATCGTCGTCACCCAGAACGGTGACGAAGAAGGTCTGCCGCACACCGCTGCCATCGTCCAGGACAAACTCGGTCTGCCGACTAATGTTGCGGCGTTCGACATTTCTCTGGGCTGCTCCGGTTACGTCTACGGCATCTACGCGATCAAGGGCTTCATGGAAGCCGCCGGCCTGAAGAACGGCCTGCTGATCACCGCTGACCCGTATTCGAAAATCGTCGACCCGGAAGACCGCAACACCACCATGCTCTTCGGCGATGCCGCCACTGCCACCTGGATGGGCGAAGACCCGGCCTGGGCACTGGGCAAGGCCAAGTTCGGCACCGACGGTTCCGGCGCACCGCACCTGAAAGTCACCGATGGCGTGTTCTTCATGAACGGGCGTCAGGTGTTCAACTTCGCGCTGCTCAAAGTCCCGGCGCACTTGCACGAATTGCTCGACGACTCCGGCCTCAACGCTGACGACATCGACGCCTTCTGCATTCACCAGGGCAGTGCGGCGATTGTCGATGCGGTGGCGCGGCGTTTCGAAGGCGAGCCGGAGAAGTTCATCAAGGACATGGTCGAGACCGGCAATACCGTGTCGTCGAGCATCCCGCTGCTGCTGGAAAAACACGTGCTCAATTCCGACTGGCAGCGCATTGCCCTGAGCGGGTTCGGCGTTGGTCTGTCGTGGGGCTCGGCGATCATCTATCGCCCTTGAGCCCGGTCAAAAACGGCGGATACAAAAATAGCGTTCAAGGTTACCCTTGAACGCTATTTTTTTGCCCGAACGAAACGCGAGGCGTCATGAGCGAGTTTTTCCAACCCAATGCCCAGGTCATCCAGCAACGCTGGCCGGCGTTGTTCGAGCGGTTGCTGGCGGAAGACGGCTCAGTCGTTCAAGCCGAACTGGTGCAGGGCATGGGCTCGACGCTCAGCGTTAATGGCATTCAACTGACCAGCCGCCACGACCGGGTCCACGAAGCCCGCATCCAGGCGGCCAGCCTGGTGGAAAAACCGCAGCTGCACGTGTATGGCACTGGCCTCGGTGATCTGCCAGCGGTGCTGCTGGAGCGCGCTGGCCTTGAGCAGTTGTACGTGCATATCCTCAATGGCGCGTTGTTCGCGCTGGTGCTGCAACTGCTTGATCAACGGCAATGGCTGGAAGATCCGCGTGTGCAGCTGTTCTATGCCGGTGATCTGTCAGACATCTGCACACCGTTTTTCGCCCTGCCGGCGGAGATGCTGCTGGCTGATGACTTCAACGCGAAGATCCGCGATCGGCTGGTCAGCGAAGTGCACCTGAGCTTCAACAATCGTGAGTTCGATCCACACTTGCCGTTCATTCAACAGCGCTTGCAGGACTGCCTGCCGGTGTTGCTGGGCGATGACGATGTGGCGCAGTTGTTCGGCAGCGCCAATGGCCGGGAGATCTATGTGATCGGCACCGGGCCGACCCTGGAAGGGCATTTCCAGCGTCTGGCGGCGGTGCACGCGCAGGCTGAACGTCCATTGTTGGTGTGCGTCGATACCGCTTACCGGCCGCTGCGTGAACACGGCATCGTCCCGGATCTGGTGGTCACCATCGATCAGCGCATCAGCTTCCGGCATTTGCCGTTCGAGGACTCCGCTGGCATCCCGCTGGTGTATCTGCCCATGAGCGATCCTGTGGTGCTGACCGCCTGGAAGGGCAAGCGCTACGGCGGTTACTCGGCCAGTCCGGTGTACTCCGCGTTGTGTGAGCAATACCCGCGCGGGCA harbors:
- a CDS encoding NAD(P)-dependent oxidoreductase; translation: MNVLVTGATGFVGRHLVAALLARGCAVRAVARNIDTAASMPWINDVEFVAADIHAADLDIAALTDGIDVLAHLAWPGLPNYRALFHFEHNLMADYRFIKGAVEAGVQQVLVTGTCFEYGMQSGPLSESTAPQPSNPYGLAKHSLHLFLQNLAQEHPFTLQWARLFYLHGEGQNPNSLLAALDRAIDSGDAAFNMSGGEQLRDFLPIASAADYLAAIVHQRDFNGVINCASGQAVSVRTLVEQRLRERGASIDLNLGHYPYPTHEPMAFWAVVDRLQQLLEAQRTH
- a CDS encoding cephalosporin hydroxylase family protein; translation: MSDNVIKAFEAECHAEVNAQGQDKDLKALAQEFYNQSARHKYTYHFSWMGRPIIQLPQDMMAMQELIWRIKPDLVIECGIAHGGSIIYYASLLELQGHGEVLGIDRDIRAHNREAIESHPMIKRISMIEGSSLDPAVVEQVRQAAAGKKVIVVLDSNHTHEHVLEELRLYAPLVSLDSYCVVMDTVVEDMPADAFPDRPWGPGDNPKTAVWAYLKENADFEIDQHMQDKLLITVAADGYLRRVR
- a CDS encoding TIGR00180 family glycosyltransferase: MQGKYGTENRLPLSELLTVVLITHNRPAFLRRALQYYSSLPCKVLVLDSSPERPEGDFSSVDYQHLPQFAYWGMQAKLTYGVEQLTTPYMVFAADDDFILHESLAESVSFLEANRDYGLCHGYCLMYLALAGSVSYYRRDKKICEDYASERAEDRVLDFMHQYVPPFYGVCRTSIIQDWYAALPAGTSFEWQEIGHSYYLLANAKARVLPIPYVVREINVGFSDHNTEVYHALSYTDAKSVAEREAFAEFLASLPTGITDLDQAQRKAFALESFAAMTDSLVTGRALTAELIFQSIWNNVSKTPERRFGPLQYVEMPFYNQRFFDLLAEFEFLLHAMPAGRVQLEQLEGVWTRQEYLQQARNNDTPESVLDRLWQAHDSNAFNRRVVKRLVEQLQASGDDTQAQEMAAWDARLETVSKADHYPVFSKMRSGRLLEWLACRTPDAEQRALVAAHLAANNGGPQFGIFLLDLDNDVDQLQVTLDSLVEGHSKAFKIVVFTTGEPQAATTAQNTLHFVRVTPGNFVDKLNLSAAQSPCDWLLLAQVGDEFTAGGLLRAGLELMSATGLRAVATDEIQRNDEGALIDVFRPGFNLDLLQSNPSLMARHWLIRRDVFLEAGGYQADFSKALEFDLLLRLIEQGGLEGLAHLDEPLLITQVPVQEEVAHERQALLRHLTHRGYKAKVTSSLPGTWQVDYRHTEQPLVSIIVPAIDDLPALRRCVEGVLLRTRYSRYEVLIAANPNQSAEVNDWLGALRNPKVNVLRADQPLGETALYNAASEQAQGEYLVLLATDSEIVNPNWIDSLLNHAQRPEVGIVGAKLVDRDGKVSQAGLILGMNGGVGSAFIGEKHAAAGYMQRLAVEQNYSAVSKVCLMVRKELFDALGGLDEVDFASGFSDVDLCLKAGQAGYLIVWTPSVQVLHTGELPQAPEALQVLREKWSGAFAQDPAYNANLALTGKGFTLAENTSIDWSQLLA
- the pseB gene encoding UDP-N-acetylglucosamine 4,6-dehydratase (inverting), with protein sequence MFNGKSIFISGGTGSFGRKFIARLLEQYQPKRVVVFSRDELKQYEMQQTFNAPCMRYFLGDVRDADRLRQAMRGIDYVVHAAALKQVPAAEYNPTECIRTNVNGAENIIAAAIDNGVKKVVALSTDKAASPINLYGATKLLSDKLFVAANNIAGEQQTRFAVVRYGNVAGSRGSVVPFFSTLIADGAQELPITDERMTRFWITLDHGVQFVLDSFARMHGGEVFVPKIPSIRIVDLARGMAEHLPHKNVGIRPGEKLHELMVPLDDARMTLEFADHYTIQPSIRFTSVDVDFSVDKLGERGRPVSEDFEYRSDTNPHYLSVGQIAELHAKLSA
- the pseC gene encoding UDP-4-amino-4,6-dideoxy-N-acetyl-beta-L-altrosamine transaminase, which translates into the protein MIPYGRQSVDQADIDAVVEVLQSDWLTQGPTIQRFEQAMAERCQADFAVAVCNATAALHIACLAAGLGPGDRLWTTPNTFLASANCGRYCGADVDFVDIDPLTWNLDAFALAAKLDQAEQDGTLPKVLVAVAFSGQSCDLRKIAELAERYNFTVIEDASHAVGASYAGRPVGCGEFAAMTVFSFHPVKIITSAEGGMVLTNRPQLAERLQRLRSHGMTRDPQQMSEPSHGPWYYQQIELGFNYRITDLQAALGLSQLAKLDGFIARRRELAARYERLLAYLPLTLPSAQPEAESAWHLYVVRLQTERIGLSHRQMFEGLRAAGIGVNLHYIPVHLQPYYRDLGFAEGDFPEAERYYAEAISLPLYPLLSDEQQDHVVEQLRRLTE
- a CDS encoding pseudaminic acid biosynthesis-associated methylase, with amino-acid sequence MRDLSEQEKFWQGDFGNQYVDRNIGQPLVAANLALFAKALSRAGRIDSVVELGTNAGNNLQALHQLLPHSELFGVEINESACAQARALGIAQIWHGSLFDFPRERSYDLTLSKGVLIHLAPELLPTAYAQLYALSQRYILIAEYYNPAPVEVSYRGNSGKLFKRDFAGEMLDRYTDLRLLDYGFGYHRDPQFPVDDITWFLLEKRP
- the pseF gene encoding pseudaminic acid cytidylyltransferase → MNSVAIIPARGGSKRIPRKNLLPFDGVPMIVRSIRTALDSGLFEQVVVSTDDAEIAELALAHGAQVPFLRPAELADDFTGTAAVIEHALQQLPAFDYACCVYATAPLLQARFLRQGFELLQQHPDKAFAFSVCSFGFPAQRALTLDGQGALTALYPEFRQTRSQDLPEAFQDAGQFYWGRSEAWLRGEVLYSPASLPVILPRHLVQDIDTLQDWKRAEYLYAALKAGGELQ